Proteins encoded together in one Lathamus discolor isolate bLatDis1 chromosome 3, bLatDis1.hap1, whole genome shotgun sequence window:
- the ZNF804A gene encoding zinc finger protein 804A isoform X9 codes for MYMEHQETQKSEDYAEKKNTIAEALEDLKANFYCELCDKQYYKHQEFDNHINSYDHAHKQRLKELKQREFARNIASKSWKDERKQEKALRRLHKLAELRKERTCAPGSGPMFKSTTVTVRDHCSNIPQSAAIDSTNNQDLIHGAQNGEDVASVTSSIPGNACSNKSDTSKCGDRVQGAQGHRVGFSFAFPKKAVVKLESSAAVFYEYNDDTSIEHRFGRRSRFVPGACNIHSPSVAEIVLCPEKKHNCFHPLVKKCIGTAEAPKAQEPEKLAGKESSVLESPVLTPAASHSKQLVSLHMGGYGIDVNAADVIDQTLPVAVDSAQVLPLDCSGYELQANRALAQAVVEDSLSLQDVAEENDTDSNSDPSMTETEIKRLVADVSVPSVSEESSGGTVQSKPDMHKRPCEPFVPVLSKHGSNILQWPSEMLIYTNTDPSISYSCNPLYFDFKLSRATDSQEKPKHQPNIPHLHHKSESNHSLNFTNKPTPECGDYETEINKDVCDYTIPLISDNSLLRNCDLAKHQTKVSLDESFRIRKIEKYHISKNHLRQNTVIDEKYNKLWIKESHEKWLHKSRKRKRKRKLYHHHHHCGDMIAAEMEMSSMSEKQISYRDENKYQHLQNNPEKWRYDVGNIWLAAGELQHSHQKLGIENGHKRVMSEPHHVHGDRGWCDVWSATNNQHHGCKQWHRRSRASSREYAKQLALSSRRHSLRYAKTCCSWKVRRSSCSPEHKCLGHCSVEKSLSQKQSVKRGYSVLTEETKKSHCKRREHICSSSSEESWYGQTLSAEEYLRQAQTIGTHHRIKGKRRKRKTRIHHILLDRKARSENSRPSTESSANSTLNVLRDLSTQDSLEEVSADPKADHAKDTDETTQLEESKSSLDTDSSHMLEHNEPRVCTAMENTQGVFSDVTVPLPEHCTPAAASTQGVLQEEKKKEEVNSNENQAHYKPPLPNRHLEQAPPRSYLCHYELAESLPHEKINEVTGEWVQCNPGIFSSPPPLPFKEAHVNSHTFLTTEQLLAPFTLPDQTLIFPPDNHDKFKDLSSEAYQQIMPQNILASKVKFTFPPTAIQPPNSPLQPVPLQLPLCSTSVTTIHHTVLQQHAAASLKVLQPHQQFLSQVPALSRAPLPHVAVGPRLCPGAHTAFVTAPHLPLLPPSVLPPSPPAFPLLPHTVFPSLLSAHPTVISLQPLF; via the exons AGACTGAAGGAGCTGAAACAGAGGGAGTTTGCTCGAAACATAGCATCTAAGTCATGGaaagatgaaaggaaacaggagaaagcCCTTCGACGTTTGCACAAGCTGGCTGAGCTAAGGAAAGAGAGAACTTG tGCTCCTGGAAGTGGCCCTATGTTCAAATCTACTACAGTGACTGTGCGAGATCATTGCAGTAATATCCCCCAAAGTGCTGCCATAGATTCTACCAACAATCAGGATTTAATTCATGGTGCACAGAATGGTGAAGATGTTGCTTCTGTTACTTCTTCCATTCCTGGAAATGCGTGTAGTAATAAATCTGACACTAGCAAATGTGGAGATCGGGTTCAAGGAGCTCAAGGACATAGAGTTggtttctcttttgcttttcccaAGAAAGCAGTGGTCAAACTGGAgtcttcagctgctgttttctaTGAATATAATGACGATACGTCTATAGAGCATAGATTTGGTAGAAGAAGTAGATTTGTTCCAGGAGCATGTAACATTCATTCTCCTTCAGTGGCAGAAATAGTCCTGTGCCCTGAGAAGAAACATAACTGTTTTCACCCACTGGTGAAAAAATGCATAGGCACAGCAGAAGCTCCTAAAGCTCAGGAGCCAGAAAAACTGGCTGGTAAAGAAAGCAGTGTGCTGGAGTCTCCTGTCTTAactcctgctgcatcccattCAAAGCAGCTAGTTTCCTTGCACATGGGTGGCTATGGCATTGATGTGAATGCAGCAGACGTAATCGACCAAACGCTGCCCGTGGCTGTGGACAGTGCTCAGGTCCTACCCCTGGACTGCAGTGGGTATGAGCTGCAGGCAAACAGGGCTCTGGCACAGGCAGTTGTGGAGGACTCTTTATCTCTGCAGGATGTTGCTGAGGAAAATGATACAGATAGCAACAGTGATCCATCCATgactgaaactgaaataaaaagactgGTTGCAGATGTATCAGTTCCATCAGTGTCTGAAGAAAGTAGTGGTGGAACCGTACAAAGCAAACCGGACATGCACAAGAGACCTTGTGAACCGTTTGTTCCTGTTCTTAGCAAACATGGGTCAAATATTCTTCAGTGGCCATCAGAAATGCTAATTTACACAAATACAGACCCATCAATTTCTTATAGCTGCAATCCTTTATATTTTGATTTCAAGTTATCAAGAGCAACTGACAGCCAAGAAAAGCCCAAGCATCAGCCAAACATACCTCATTTGCACCATAAAAGTGAATCCAACCATAGCTTGAATTTTACAAATAAACCTACTCCAGAGTGTGGTGattatgaaacagaaattaataaagATGTGTGTGACTATACAATACCCCTTATAAGTGACAATTCCCTCCTCAGAAATTGTGATCTTGCAAAACATCAAACTAAAGTGTCCTTGGATGAATCATTCAGgattagaaaaatagaaaagtatcACATTTCTAAAAATCACTTACGACAAAACACTGTGATAGATGAGAAATACAACAAACTCTGGATCAAAGAAAGCCATGAAAAATGGCTTCACAAAAGTAGAAAacggaaaaggaaaaggaaattgtatcatcatcatcatcactgtGGGGACATGATAGCAGCAGAAATGGAGATGTCCTCAATGAGTGAAAAACAAATCAGTTACCGAGATGAAAACAAATATCAGCACCTCCAAAATAATCCAGAGAAGTGGAGATATGATGTGGGTAATATCTGGCTAGCTGCAGGTGAGCTACAGCATTCTCATCAAAAACTTGGTATTGAAAATGGTCATAAGAGAGTCATGTCTGAACCACATCATGTACATGGGGACAGAGGCTGGTGTGATGTTTGGAGTGCAACCAACAACCAGCACCATGGTTGTAAGCAATGGCACAGAAGGAGCAGAGCAAGTTCTCGAGAATATGCAAAGCAGCTGGCTCTGAGTTCCAGGAGGCACAGCCTCAGGTACGCTAAAACATGTTGTAGCTGGAAAGTCAGGAGGTCAAGCTGTAGCCCAGAGCATAAATGTTTAGGACACTGCAGTGTGGAAAAGAGTCTGAGTCAAAAACAGTCCGTAAAGAGAGGTTACAGTGTtctaacagaagaaacaaagaaatcccACTGCAAGCGGAGAGAGCATATCTGTTCCTCTTCATCAGAAGAAAGCTGGTACGGGCAAACATTATCAGCAGAGGAATATCTGAGGCAAGCTCAAACTATAGGTACACATCACAGGATAAAAGGGAAacgaaggaaaagaaaaaccagaatCCATCACATATTACTTGACAGGAAAGCAAGGAGTGAGAACTCCAGACCTTCCACAGAAAGTTCTGCAAATTCTACGTTAAATGTTTTGAGGGACCTCTCGACTCAAGACAGTCTAGAGGAAGTTAGTGCAGATCCCAAAGCTGATCATGCAAAAGACACGGATGAAACAACGCAACTGGAGGAAAGCAAGTCATCTCTAGACACTGACAGTTCACACATGTTAGAACACAATGAACCAAGGGTGTGCACAGCGATGGAGAACACACAGGGTGTATTTTCTGATGTCACTGTGCCTCTTCCTGAGCACTGCactccagcagctgccagcacaCAGGGTGttctgcaagaggaaaagaagaaagaagaggtcaACAGTAATGAAAATCAGGCTCATTACAAACCTCCCCTCCCCAACAGACATTTGGAACAAGCTCCTCCTAGATCCTATCTTTGCCATTATGAATTGGCTGAGTCTCTACcacatgagaaaataaatgaggtGACTGGTGAATGGGTACAGTGTAATCCTGGTATATTTAGCAGCCCACCACCCTTGCCATTCAAGGAAGCACATGTAAACAGTCACACCTTTTTAACTACTGAGCAGTTACTAGCCCCTTTTACCCTGCCTGATCAGACACTGATATTTCCTCCAGATAACCACGACAAATTCAAAGATCTCTCGTCTGAGGCCTATCAGCAGATCATGCCACAAAACATACTGGCCAGCAAAGTGAAGTTCACCTTCCCTCCCACAGCAATCCAGCCCCCGAATTCCCCGCTGCAGCCTGTACCCCTGCAGCTGCCACTGTGCTCTACCTCCGTCACCACCATCCACCACACTGTCCTACAGCAGCATGCCGCTGCTTCACTGAAGGTTCTCCAGCCCCACCAGCAGTTTCTCTCACAGGTCCCGGCTCTTTCCCGAGCTCCTTTACCTCATGTGGCAGTAGGACCAAGGCTTTGCCCAGGGGCTCACACAGCTTTTGTCACCGCGCCGCACTTGCCACTGCTGCCACCCTCGGTCCTGCCACCAAGCCCGCCGGCATTCCCACTGCTGCCGCACACCGTCTTCCCATCCCTGCTGTCCGCACACCCTACTGTcatctccctgcagcccctctttTAG
- the ZNF804A gene encoding zinc finger protein 804A isoform X8 — MQRGWAAAGCRDAVPAAAQRRADYAEKKNTIAEALEDLKANFYCELCDKQYYKHQEFDNHINSYDHAHKQRLKELKQREFARNIASKSWKDERKQEKALRRLHKLAELRKERTCAPGSGPMFKSTTVTVRDHCSNIPQSAAIDSTNNQDLIHGAQNGEDVASVTSSIPGNACSNKSDTSKCGDRVQGAQGHRVGFSFAFPKKAVVKLESSAAVFYEYNDDTSIEHRFGRRSRFVPGACNIHSPSVAEIVLCPEKKHNCFHPLVKKCIGTAEAPKAQEPEKLAGKESSVLESPVLTPAASHSKQLVSLHMGGYGIDVNAADVIDQTLPVAVDSAQVLPLDCSGYELQANRALAQAVVEDSLSLQDVAEENDTDSNSDPSMTETEIKRLVADVSVPSVSEESSGGTVQSKPDMHKRPCEPFVPVLSKHGSNILQWPSEMLIYTNTDPSISYSCNPLYFDFKLSRATDSQEKPKHQPNIPHLHHKSESNHSLNFTNKPTPECGDYETEINKDVCDYTIPLISDNSLLRNCDLAKHQTKVSLDESFRIRKIEKYHISKNHLRQNTVIDEKYNKLWIKESHEKWLHKSRKRKRKRKLYHHHHHCGDMIAAEMEMSSMSEKQISYRDENKYQHLQNNPEKWRYDVGNIWLAAGELQHSHQKLGIENGHKRVMSEPHHVHGDRGWCDVWSATNNQHHGCKQWHRRSRASSREYAKQLALSSRRHSLRYAKTCCSWKVRRSSCSPEHKCLGHCSVEKSLSQKQSVKRGYSVLTEETKKSHCKRREHICSSSSEESWYGQTLSAEEYLRQAQTIGTHHRIKGKRRKRKTRIHHILLDRKARSENSRPSTESSANSTLNVLRDLSTQDSLEEVSADPKADHAKDTDETTQLEESKSSLDTDSSHMLEHNEPRVCTAMENTQGVFSDVTVPLPEHCTPAAASTQGVLQEEKKKEEVNSNENQAHYKPPLPNRHLEQAPPRSYLCHYELAESLPHEKINEVTGEWVQCNPGIFSSPPPLPFKEAHVNSHTFLTTEQLLAPFTLPDQTLIFPPDNHDKFKDLSSEAYQQIMPQNILASKVKFTFPPTAIQPPNSPLQPVPLQLPLCSTSVTTIHHTVLQQHAAASLKVLQPHQQFLSQVPALSRAPLPHVAVGPRLCPGAHTAFVTAPHLPLLPPSVLPPSPPAFPLLPHTVFPSLLSAHPTVISLQPLF; from the exons AGACTGAAGGAGCTGAAACAGAGGGAGTTTGCTCGAAACATAGCATCTAAGTCATGGaaagatgaaaggaaacaggagaaagcCCTTCGACGTTTGCACAAGCTGGCTGAGCTAAGGAAAGAGAGAACTTG tGCTCCTGGAAGTGGCCCTATGTTCAAATCTACTACAGTGACTGTGCGAGATCATTGCAGTAATATCCCCCAAAGTGCTGCCATAGATTCTACCAACAATCAGGATTTAATTCATGGTGCACAGAATGGTGAAGATGTTGCTTCTGTTACTTCTTCCATTCCTGGAAATGCGTGTAGTAATAAATCTGACACTAGCAAATGTGGAGATCGGGTTCAAGGAGCTCAAGGACATAGAGTTggtttctcttttgcttttcccaAGAAAGCAGTGGTCAAACTGGAgtcttcagctgctgttttctaTGAATATAATGACGATACGTCTATAGAGCATAGATTTGGTAGAAGAAGTAGATTTGTTCCAGGAGCATGTAACATTCATTCTCCTTCAGTGGCAGAAATAGTCCTGTGCCCTGAGAAGAAACATAACTGTTTTCACCCACTGGTGAAAAAATGCATAGGCACAGCAGAAGCTCCTAAAGCTCAGGAGCCAGAAAAACTGGCTGGTAAAGAAAGCAGTGTGCTGGAGTCTCCTGTCTTAactcctgctgcatcccattCAAAGCAGCTAGTTTCCTTGCACATGGGTGGCTATGGCATTGATGTGAATGCAGCAGACGTAATCGACCAAACGCTGCCCGTGGCTGTGGACAGTGCTCAGGTCCTACCCCTGGACTGCAGTGGGTATGAGCTGCAGGCAAACAGGGCTCTGGCACAGGCAGTTGTGGAGGACTCTTTATCTCTGCAGGATGTTGCTGAGGAAAATGATACAGATAGCAACAGTGATCCATCCATgactgaaactgaaataaaaagactgGTTGCAGATGTATCAGTTCCATCAGTGTCTGAAGAAAGTAGTGGTGGAACCGTACAAAGCAAACCGGACATGCACAAGAGACCTTGTGAACCGTTTGTTCCTGTTCTTAGCAAACATGGGTCAAATATTCTTCAGTGGCCATCAGAAATGCTAATTTACACAAATACAGACCCATCAATTTCTTATAGCTGCAATCCTTTATATTTTGATTTCAAGTTATCAAGAGCAACTGACAGCCAAGAAAAGCCCAAGCATCAGCCAAACATACCTCATTTGCACCATAAAAGTGAATCCAACCATAGCTTGAATTTTACAAATAAACCTACTCCAGAGTGTGGTGattatgaaacagaaattaataaagATGTGTGTGACTATACAATACCCCTTATAAGTGACAATTCCCTCCTCAGAAATTGTGATCTTGCAAAACATCAAACTAAAGTGTCCTTGGATGAATCATTCAGgattagaaaaatagaaaagtatcACATTTCTAAAAATCACTTACGACAAAACACTGTGATAGATGAGAAATACAACAAACTCTGGATCAAAGAAAGCCATGAAAAATGGCTTCACAAAAGTAGAAAacggaaaaggaaaaggaaattgtatcatcatcatcatcactgtGGGGACATGATAGCAGCAGAAATGGAGATGTCCTCAATGAGTGAAAAACAAATCAGTTACCGAGATGAAAACAAATATCAGCACCTCCAAAATAATCCAGAGAAGTGGAGATATGATGTGGGTAATATCTGGCTAGCTGCAGGTGAGCTACAGCATTCTCATCAAAAACTTGGTATTGAAAATGGTCATAAGAGAGTCATGTCTGAACCACATCATGTACATGGGGACAGAGGCTGGTGTGATGTTTGGAGTGCAACCAACAACCAGCACCATGGTTGTAAGCAATGGCACAGAAGGAGCAGAGCAAGTTCTCGAGAATATGCAAAGCAGCTGGCTCTGAGTTCCAGGAGGCACAGCCTCAGGTACGCTAAAACATGTTGTAGCTGGAAAGTCAGGAGGTCAAGCTGTAGCCCAGAGCATAAATGTTTAGGACACTGCAGTGTGGAAAAGAGTCTGAGTCAAAAACAGTCCGTAAAGAGAGGTTACAGTGTtctaacagaagaaacaaagaaatcccACTGCAAGCGGAGAGAGCATATCTGTTCCTCTTCATCAGAAGAAAGCTGGTACGGGCAAACATTATCAGCAGAGGAATATCTGAGGCAAGCTCAAACTATAGGTACACATCACAGGATAAAAGGGAAacgaaggaaaagaaaaaccagaatCCATCACATATTACTTGACAGGAAAGCAAGGAGTGAGAACTCCAGACCTTCCACAGAAAGTTCTGCAAATTCTACGTTAAATGTTTTGAGGGACCTCTCGACTCAAGACAGTCTAGAGGAAGTTAGTGCAGATCCCAAAGCTGATCATGCAAAAGACACGGATGAAACAACGCAACTGGAGGAAAGCAAGTCATCTCTAGACACTGACAGTTCACACATGTTAGAACACAATGAACCAAGGGTGTGCACAGCGATGGAGAACACACAGGGTGTATTTTCTGATGTCACTGTGCCTCTTCCTGAGCACTGCactccagcagctgccagcacaCAGGGTGttctgcaagaggaaaagaagaaagaagaggtcaACAGTAATGAAAATCAGGCTCATTACAAACCTCCCCTCCCCAACAGACATTTGGAACAAGCTCCTCCTAGATCCTATCTTTGCCATTATGAATTGGCTGAGTCTCTACcacatgagaaaataaatgaggtGACTGGTGAATGGGTACAGTGTAATCCTGGTATATTTAGCAGCCCACCACCCTTGCCATTCAAGGAAGCACATGTAAACAGTCACACCTTTTTAACTACTGAGCAGTTACTAGCCCCTTTTACCCTGCCTGATCAGACACTGATATTTCCTCCAGATAACCACGACAAATTCAAAGATCTCTCGTCTGAGGCCTATCAGCAGATCATGCCACAAAACATACTGGCCAGCAAAGTGAAGTTCACCTTCCCTCCCACAGCAATCCAGCCCCCGAATTCCCCGCTGCAGCCTGTACCCCTGCAGCTGCCACTGTGCTCTACCTCCGTCACCACCATCCACCACACTGTCCTACAGCAGCATGCCGCTGCTTCACTGAAGGTTCTCCAGCCCCACCAGCAGTTTCTCTCACAGGTCCCGGCTCTTTCCCGAGCTCCTTTACCTCATGTGGCAGTAGGACCAAGGCTTTGCCCAGGGGCTCACACAGCTTTTGTCACCGCGCCGCACTTGCCACTGCTGCCACCCTCGGTCCTGCCACCAAGCCCGCCGGCATTCCCACTGCTGCCGCACACCGTCTTCCCATCCCTGCTGTCCGCACACCCTACTGTcatctccctgcagcccctctttTAG
- the ZNF804A gene encoding zinc finger protein 804A isoform X6, with translation MHDSCRFLLLAPSPEYCWCGRSKDYAEKKNTIAEALEDLKANFYCELCDKQYYKHQEFDNHINSYDHAHKQRLKELKQREFARNIASKSWKDERKQEKALRRLHKLAELRKERTCAPGSGPMFKSTTVTVRDHCSNIPQSAAIDSTNNQDLIHGAQNGEDVASVTSSIPGNACSNKSDTSKCGDRVQGAQGHRVGFSFAFPKKAVVKLESSAAVFYEYNDDTSIEHRFGRRSRFVPGACNIHSPSVAEIVLCPEKKHNCFHPLVKKCIGTAEAPKAQEPEKLAGKESSVLESPVLTPAASHSKQLVSLHMGGYGIDVNAADVIDQTLPVAVDSAQVLPLDCSGYELQANRALAQAVVEDSLSLQDVAEENDTDSNSDPSMTETEIKRLVADVSVPSVSEESSGGTVQSKPDMHKRPCEPFVPVLSKHGSNILQWPSEMLIYTNTDPSISYSCNPLYFDFKLSRATDSQEKPKHQPNIPHLHHKSESNHSLNFTNKPTPECGDYETEINKDVCDYTIPLISDNSLLRNCDLAKHQTKVSLDESFRIRKIEKYHISKNHLRQNTVIDEKYNKLWIKESHEKWLHKSRKRKRKRKLYHHHHHCGDMIAAEMEMSSMSEKQISYRDENKYQHLQNNPEKWRYDVGNIWLAAGELQHSHQKLGIENGHKRVMSEPHHVHGDRGWCDVWSATNNQHHGCKQWHRRSRASSREYAKQLALSSRRHSLRYAKTCCSWKVRRSSCSPEHKCLGHCSVEKSLSQKQSVKRGYSVLTEETKKSHCKRREHICSSSSEESWYGQTLSAEEYLRQAQTIGTHHRIKGKRRKRKTRIHHILLDRKARSENSRPSTESSANSTLNVLRDLSTQDSLEEVSADPKADHAKDTDETTQLEESKSSLDTDSSHMLEHNEPRVCTAMENTQGVFSDVTVPLPEHCTPAAASTQGVLQEEKKKEEVNSNENQAHYKPPLPNRHLEQAPPRSYLCHYELAESLPHEKINEVTGEWVQCNPGIFSSPPPLPFKEAHVNSHTFLTTEQLLAPFTLPDQTLIFPPDNHDKFKDLSSEAYQQIMPQNILASKVKFTFPPTAIQPPNSPLQPVPLQLPLCSTSVTTIHHTVLQQHAAASLKVLQPHQQFLSQVPALSRAPLPHVAVGPRLCPGAHTAFVTAPHLPLLPPSVLPPSPPAFPLLPHTVFPSLLSAHPTVISLQPLF, from the exons AGACTGAAGGAGCTGAAACAGAGGGAGTTTGCTCGAAACATAGCATCTAAGTCATGGaaagatgaaaggaaacaggagaaagcCCTTCGACGTTTGCACAAGCTGGCTGAGCTAAGGAAAGAGAGAACTTG tGCTCCTGGAAGTGGCCCTATGTTCAAATCTACTACAGTGACTGTGCGAGATCATTGCAGTAATATCCCCCAAAGTGCTGCCATAGATTCTACCAACAATCAGGATTTAATTCATGGTGCACAGAATGGTGAAGATGTTGCTTCTGTTACTTCTTCCATTCCTGGAAATGCGTGTAGTAATAAATCTGACACTAGCAAATGTGGAGATCGGGTTCAAGGAGCTCAAGGACATAGAGTTggtttctcttttgcttttcccaAGAAAGCAGTGGTCAAACTGGAgtcttcagctgctgttttctaTGAATATAATGACGATACGTCTATAGAGCATAGATTTGGTAGAAGAAGTAGATTTGTTCCAGGAGCATGTAACATTCATTCTCCTTCAGTGGCAGAAATAGTCCTGTGCCCTGAGAAGAAACATAACTGTTTTCACCCACTGGTGAAAAAATGCATAGGCACAGCAGAAGCTCCTAAAGCTCAGGAGCCAGAAAAACTGGCTGGTAAAGAAAGCAGTGTGCTGGAGTCTCCTGTCTTAactcctgctgcatcccattCAAAGCAGCTAGTTTCCTTGCACATGGGTGGCTATGGCATTGATGTGAATGCAGCAGACGTAATCGACCAAACGCTGCCCGTGGCTGTGGACAGTGCTCAGGTCCTACCCCTGGACTGCAGTGGGTATGAGCTGCAGGCAAACAGGGCTCTGGCACAGGCAGTTGTGGAGGACTCTTTATCTCTGCAGGATGTTGCTGAGGAAAATGATACAGATAGCAACAGTGATCCATCCATgactgaaactgaaataaaaagactgGTTGCAGATGTATCAGTTCCATCAGTGTCTGAAGAAAGTAGTGGTGGAACCGTACAAAGCAAACCGGACATGCACAAGAGACCTTGTGAACCGTTTGTTCCTGTTCTTAGCAAACATGGGTCAAATATTCTTCAGTGGCCATCAGAAATGCTAATTTACACAAATACAGACCCATCAATTTCTTATAGCTGCAATCCTTTATATTTTGATTTCAAGTTATCAAGAGCAACTGACAGCCAAGAAAAGCCCAAGCATCAGCCAAACATACCTCATTTGCACCATAAAAGTGAATCCAACCATAGCTTGAATTTTACAAATAAACCTACTCCAGAGTGTGGTGattatgaaacagaaattaataaagATGTGTGTGACTATACAATACCCCTTATAAGTGACAATTCCCTCCTCAGAAATTGTGATCTTGCAAAACATCAAACTAAAGTGTCCTTGGATGAATCATTCAGgattagaaaaatagaaaagtatcACATTTCTAAAAATCACTTACGACAAAACACTGTGATAGATGAGAAATACAACAAACTCTGGATCAAAGAAAGCCATGAAAAATGGCTTCACAAAAGTAGAAAacggaaaaggaaaaggaaattgtatcatcatcatcatcactgtGGGGACATGATAGCAGCAGAAATGGAGATGTCCTCAATGAGTGAAAAACAAATCAGTTACCGAGATGAAAACAAATATCAGCACCTCCAAAATAATCCAGAGAAGTGGAGATATGATGTGGGTAATATCTGGCTAGCTGCAGGTGAGCTACAGCATTCTCATCAAAAACTTGGTATTGAAAATGGTCATAAGAGAGTCATGTCTGAACCACATCATGTACATGGGGACAGAGGCTGGTGTGATGTTTGGAGTGCAACCAACAACCAGCACCATGGTTGTAAGCAATGGCACAGAAGGAGCAGAGCAAGTTCTCGAGAATATGCAAAGCAGCTGGCTCTGAGTTCCAGGAGGCACAGCCTCAGGTACGCTAAAACATGTTGTAGCTGGAAAGTCAGGAGGTCAAGCTGTAGCCCAGAGCATAAATGTTTAGGACACTGCAGTGTGGAAAAGAGTCTGAGTCAAAAACAGTCCGTAAAGAGAGGTTACAGTGTtctaacagaagaaacaaagaaatcccACTGCAAGCGGAGAGAGCATATCTGTTCCTCTTCATCAGAAGAAAGCTGGTACGGGCAAACATTATCAGCAGAGGAATATCTGAGGCAAGCTCAAACTATAGGTACACATCACAGGATAAAAGGGAAacgaaggaaaagaaaaaccagaatCCATCACATATTACTTGACAGGAAAGCAAGGAGTGAGAACTCCAGACCTTCCACAGAAAGTTCTGCAAATTCTACGTTAAATGTTTTGAGGGACCTCTCGACTCAAGACAGTCTAGAGGAAGTTAGTGCAGATCCCAAAGCTGATCATGCAAAAGACACGGATGAAACAACGCAACTGGAGGAAAGCAAGTCATCTCTAGACACTGACAGTTCACACATGTTAGAACACAATGAACCAAGGGTGTGCACAGCGATGGAGAACACACAGGGTGTATTTTCTGATGTCACTGTGCCTCTTCCTGAGCACTGCactccagcagctgccagcacaCAGGGTGttctgcaagaggaaaagaagaaagaagaggtcaACAGTAATGAAAATCAGGCTCATTACAAACCTCCCCTCCCCAACAGACATTTGGAACAAGCTCCTCCTAGATCCTATCTTTGCCATTATGAATTGGCTGAGTCTCTACcacatgagaaaataaatgaggtGACTGGTGAATGGGTACAGTGTAATCCTGGTATATTTAGCAGCCCACCACCCTTGCCATTCAAGGAAGCACATGTAAACAGTCACACCTTTTTAACTACTGAGCAGTTACTAGCCCCTTTTACCCTGCCTGATCAGACACTGATATTTCCTCCAGATAACCACGACAAATTCAAAGATCTCTCGTCTGAGGCCTATCAGCAGATCATGCCACAAAACATACTGGCCAGCAAAGTGAAGTTCACCTTCCCTCCCACAGCAATCCAGCCCCCGAATTCCCCGCTGCAGCCTGTACCCCTGCAGCTGCCACTGTGCTCTACCTCCGTCACCACCATCCACCACACTGTCCTACAGCAGCATGCCGCTGCTTCACTGAAGGTTCTCCAGCCCCACCAGCAGTTTCTCTCACAGGTCCCGGCTCTTTCCCGAGCTCCTTTACCTCATGTGGCAGTAGGACCAAGGCTTTGCCCAGGGGCTCACACAGCTTTTGTCACCGCGCCGCACTTGCCACTGCTGCCACCCTCGGTCCTGCCACCAAGCCCGCCGGCATTCCCACTGCTGCCGCACACCGTCTTCCCATCCCTGCTGTCCGCACACCCTACTGTcatctccctgcagcccctctttTAG